The Candidatus Eisenbacteria bacterium sequence CTCTATGGAGAACTCCTCGGAGCCGCTCGGCCGTAGTCCGGCGGAGCGCCCCGATCCGCCTTGAGTCGACGAGCGAGGCTCGCGTACGATCGCCGGTTGTCGTTGATTCGCGTCCGCCGTCCCGTCGGCGATCGAGTGAAGGGAGGTCAGGGTTTCCATGCGCGGCACATTTGACAGCACATCGGCCTTCGAGAACGCCCTGCGGCAGTTCGACCGCGCCGCGAAGACCTTGAAGCTCACGAAGAACCAGATCGTGATGATCAAGGAGCCGAGGCGGGTCACGGAGGTCCAGCTTCCGGTCCAGATGGACGACGGGAGCATCGAGATCTTCACCGGCTACCGCGTGCAGCACAACACGGCCCGCGGGCCGGCAAAGGGGGGAATCCGCTTCCATCCCGATGTCACGCTCGACGAGGTCAAGGCGCTCGCCTTCTGGATGACCTACAAGTGCGCCGTCGTGAACATCCCGATGGGCGGAGGCAAGGGAGGCGTCATTGTCGACCCCCGCAAGCACTCCCCTACCGAGATGGAGCGGCTCTCGCGGCGCTACTTCGCCGAGATGATCGACCTCTTCGCGGGCGACAAGGATGTCCCCGCGCCCGACGTCAACACCGGCCCCCAGGTGATGGCCTGGTTCATGGACACCTACTCGATGCACCATCAGGCGTTCCATCCGGAAGTCGTCACGGGCAAGCCCCTCGAGCTGGGGGGAAGCCAGGGGCGCGAGACGGCGACCGGCGACGGCGTTGCGATCTGCGTCCAGGAAGCGGCGAAGCACCTCGGG is a genomic window containing:
- a CDS encoding Glu/Leu/Phe/Val dehydrogenase; translated protein: MRGTFDSTSAFENALRQFDRAAKTLKLTKNQIVMIKEPRRVTEVQLPVQMDDGSIEIFTGYRVQHNTARGPAKGGIRFHPDVTLDEVKALAFWMTYKCAVVNIPMGGGKGGVIVDPRKHSPTEMERLSRRYFAEMIDLFAGDKDVPAPDVNTGPQVMAWFMDTYSMHHQAFHPEVVTGKPLELGGSQGRETATGDGVAICVQEAAKHLGIDLGKSRVGVQGFGNVGKYTALNLHRDGCKVVVLSDETGTYSSDAGIDVPKLVSHAGTHRTLRGIEKTHHELAYDEDPSKILEWDVDILVPAALENQITAANAPRVRARLVAEGANGPLTTEADDILDKKGVFVIPDILCNAGGVTVSYLEWVQNRMGYFWSARRVYQDLEEIMTSAFRTVLETSLEYKVNMRVAAFIVAIKRVTQAA